One Deinococcus aerolatus genomic window carries:
- a CDS encoding AzlC family ABC transporter permease — MTEPCMSSPGGSSSFWQGLRAFVPLVPGVMPFGMVAGIAAVQAGFSPLQSMAFSLIGYAGSAQLVAAQMLGQTPALLIILATLVVNLRFAMYSASMLPLFDGVPLARRWLLAYGLTDQSYAVTMGRPAAEPHPVAYYTGATVLMWLTWQVGTATGALLGAGIPASWPLEFAVPLSFIALLVPVLKSQPQVLAAGVSAVIAVAAHSLPFRLNLILGAVCGMAAGLLVQRWKERQG, encoded by the coding sequence ATGACCGAGCCCTGTATGTCCTCACCGGGAGGTTCCAGTTCCTTCTGGCAAGGTCTGCGCGCCTTCGTGCCCCTGGTGCCGGGCGTCATGCCCTTCGGCATGGTGGCAGGCATTGCGGCGGTCCAGGCCGGATTCTCCCCCCTCCAGTCCATGGCCTTTTCCCTGATCGGCTACGCAGGATCGGCGCAGCTGGTTGCCGCACAGATGTTAGGTCAGACACCCGCGCTGCTGATCATCCTGGCCACCCTGGTCGTCAACCTGCGGTTTGCCATGTACTCGGCGTCGATGCTGCCCCTTTTTGACGGTGTGCCGCTTGCCCGGCGCTGGCTCCTGGCGTACGGCCTGACCGATCAGAGCTACGCGGTGACCATGGGGCGGCCCGCTGCAGAACCCCACCCGGTGGCGTACTACACGGGGGCCACCGTGCTGATGTGGCTCACCTGGCAGGTGGGAACGGCCACCGGCGCGCTGCTCGGTGCAGGAATTCCTGCCAGCTGGCCGCTGGAATTCGCGGTGCCATTGAGTTTCATCGCGCTGCTCGTTCCCGTGCTGAAAAGTCAGCCGCAGGTGCTGGCAGCAGGCGTTTCCGCCGTGATTGCAGTGGCCGCCCACAGCCTGCCGTTTCGTCTGAATCTGATTCTGGGGGCGGTGTGTGGGATGGCGGCCGGCCTGCTTGTCCAGCGCTGGAAGGAGCGGCAGGGATGA
- a CDS encoding PASTA domain-containing protein, with product MPDLTGLEQAEAEQRLRERRLTPRVRWMTADGAPGTVRRQTPDAGEVAAAGTQVTLYIIKARELSDLEKIRKVLNDAKILTAENFGQVLRDDRDVQQFVSAVRDTHAELLRKIDGLATKQDVQGALQNLATRTDVQSATGALEQEEPARKRFEELKRLIQANSSGGDAPTPGTKGKSS from the coding sequence GTGCCCGATCTCACGGGTCTGGAGCAGGCCGAGGCCGAGCAACGTCTCCGGGAACGTCGGCTCACCCCACGGGTTCGGTGGATGACCGCCGACGGCGCCCCCGGCACCGTCAGGCGCCAGACGCCCGACGCAGGCGAGGTCGCAGCCGCTGGCACGCAGGTCACGCTTTACATCATCAAGGCCCGGGAACTCAGTGATCTCGAGAAAATCCGGAAGGTGCTCAACGACGCGAAAATTCTCACGGCAGAGAACTTCGGGCAGGTCCTGAGAGACGACAGGGATGTTCAGCAGTTCGTCTCCGCCGTGAGGGATACCCACGCGGAGCTTCTCAGGAAGATAGATGGCCTGGCGACAAAGCAGGATGTGCAAGGCGCTTTGCAAAACCTGGCCACCAGAACAGACGTTCAGAGCGCCACCGGAGCCCTGGAACAGGAGGAGCCTGCCCGCAAGCGGTTCGAGGAACTCAAGCGCCTGATCCAGGCGAACAGCAGCGGTGGAGACGCACCCACCCCCGGCACCAAGGGCAAATCCTCCTAG
- a CDS encoding AzlD domain-containing protein: MTIWLLILGVGAGSLMLRASFLVLLRGRKLPEGVILSLGLVPAAVLAALIAPELLYTPGTGTFAPFGPRLAAGLLAAAVAWKTRNLLLTLIAGLGLLLILD, from the coding sequence ATGACCATCTGGCTGCTGATTCTCGGCGTCGGCGCCGGCAGCCTCATGCTGCGTGCGTCCTTTTTAGTGCTGCTGCGGGGCAGGAAGCTGCCGGAAGGCGTCATCCTGTCACTGGGTCTGGTGCCTGCGGCGGTGCTGGCGGCGCTGATCGCGCCGGAACTGCTGTACACCCCGGGAACAGGCACCTTCGCCCCGTTTGGCCCCCGTCTGGCCGCGGGCCTGCTGGCTGCCGCTGTGGCCTGGAAGACCCGTAACCTCCTGTTGACCCTGATTGCTGGTCTGGGGCTGCTCCTGATCCTGGATTGA
- a CDS encoding peptidoglycan-binding domain-containing protein gives MRISADGSFGLGTETALQSFQAASGVAANSFAGPATSSALAVGT, from the coding sequence CTGAGAATCAGTGCGGACGGCAGCTTCGGGCTGGGCACCGAGACGGCGCTGCAGAGCTTTCAGGCCGCGAGTGGCGTGGCCGCCAACAGCTTCGCCGGGCCAGCCACCTCGTCAGCCCTGGCCGTGGGTACCTGA
- a CDS encoding AfsR/SARP family transcriptional regulator yields MLQVLLFGVFQARDAAGRPLALESQRARELLSFLLLRPYQPHSREVLATILWGGEVGMLSTSQSLKGLRQALWHLHSALPPGLHAGLLHLTGDQVELRAHPDLSCDALTFEGTVGALRGRAGPDLSPAEAWALRAAVALYRGELLEGWMADWCLAERERLQNMHLAALEKLTDHCEACGDWEGGLHYAGRLLAFDRASEDTHRRVMRLHFRSGDRTAALRQFALCELALREELNVRPSHATLALYESIRDDQPLDTAPGAPTVGQARPDPVLELLHELRDAVRELRSLLAEGGRLREEP; encoded by the coding sequence ATGCTGCAGGTTTTGCTCTTCGGCGTCTTCCAGGCGCGGGACGCCGCTGGCCGTCCCCTTGCACTTGAAAGCCAGCGGGCGCGCGAGCTACTGAGCTTCCTGCTGCTGCGCCCGTACCAGCCCCACTCGCGTGAGGTGCTCGCCACGATCCTGTGGGGCGGCGAGGTGGGGATGTTGTCCACCTCGCAGTCGCTCAAGGGGCTGCGCCAGGCGCTGTGGCACCTGCACTCGGCCCTGCCGCCCGGGCTGCACGCCGGACTGCTGCACCTCACGGGAGACCAGGTGGAGTTGCGCGCTCATCCCGACCTGAGCTGCGACGCCCTGACCTTTGAGGGGACGGTGGGCGCCCTGCGGGGCCGGGCCGGGCCAGACCTGAGCCCCGCGGAGGCGTGGGCGCTACGGGCGGCGGTGGCGCTGTACCGGGGCGAATTGCTGGAGGGCTGGATGGCGGACTGGTGCCTGGCCGAGCGCGAGCGCCTGCAAAACATGCATCTGGCGGCGCTGGAGAAACTGACCGACCACTGCGAGGCTTGCGGGGACTGGGAAGGTGGGCTGCACTATGCCGGACGCCTGCTGGCCTTCGACCGGGCCAGCGAGGACACTCACCGCCGGGTCATGCGGCTGCACTTCCGCTCGGGGGACCGCACCGCCGCCCTGCGCCAGTTTGCCCTCTGCGAACTCGCCCTGCGCGAGGAGCTGAACGTCCGGCCCTCGCACGCCACGCTGGCCCTGTACGAGAGCATCCGCGATGACCAGCCGCTGGACACGGCTCCTGGAGCGCCGACGGTCGGGCAGGCGAGGCCAGACCCGGTCCTGGAACTCCTCCATGAGCTGCGCGACGCCGTGCGCGAGTTGCGGAGCCTGCTGGCCGAGGGGGGGCGCCTGCGCGAGGAGCCCTGA
- the wbaP gene encoding undecaprenyl-phosphate galactose phosphotransferase WbaP, whose product MQAIRNVPTSTFPRQASRGAVRLMLVRRLLNGAALVLGDLLALTLALLLASAARTALMGEVPDGPWLAGGWFAGDGTVPGLIPFLWVAWVVGAAFLRLLPGWGLAAPTELQRVTQLTALVFAAVTGVLFMTQQTDTVSRFSLTLGLILSWGLVLVMRGLVKGALLRAGLWGVPAVIYGAAVTGTLMVQALRDNPAYGYQPSAILDDNELLHGSAVLGVPVVGPVDRLPHAWEQQAPVAIVAMPGLDRARLVQLLEGPLAHYPKVIIVPDLFEVESLWIQASDFGGVLGLEVARNLVDPFAQLVKRAFDLLAVVLTAPVWLPMCALLAAVIWLEDRTNPLFLQRRVGLNGETFATWKFRTMVPNAEEVLRRTLEQNAELRLEWETHFKLRRDPRITRVGGLLRKTSLDELPQLVNVLLGHMSLVGPRPLPAYHQSQLSVPAQRLRVMVRPGLTGLWQVSGRSEAGNLGMERWDPYYVRNWSIWLDLVILMRTVGVVLRGSGAY is encoded by the coding sequence ATGCAAGCGATTCGCAATGTCCCAACGTCCACGTTTCCCAGGCAGGCCAGCCGCGGGGCCGTGCGGTTGATGCTGGTCCGGCGGCTGTTGAACGGCGCGGCGCTGGTCCTCGGCGATCTGCTGGCGTTGACCCTGGCGCTGCTGCTGGCCTCTGCCGCACGCACGGCGCTGATGGGTGAAGTTCCGGACGGCCCCTGGCTGGCGGGTGGCTGGTTTGCCGGGGACGGCACGGTTCCTGGCCTGATCCCCTTCCTGTGGGTGGCCTGGGTGGTGGGGGCCGCCTTCCTGCGCCTGCTGCCCGGCTGGGGCCTGGCCGCGCCCACCGAACTCCAGCGCGTCACCCAGCTGACCGCCCTGGTTTTCGCCGCTGTGACCGGCGTGCTGTTCATGACCCAGCAGACCGACACGGTCAGCCGTTTTTCGCTGACGCTGGGGCTGATCCTGAGCTGGGGTCTGGTGCTGGTCATGCGCGGGCTGGTCAAGGGTGCGCTGCTGCGAGCAGGGCTGTGGGGTGTGCCCGCCGTGATCTACGGGGCCGCCGTCACCGGCACCCTGATGGTACAGGCGCTGCGCGACAATCCGGCCTATGGGTACCAGCCCAGCGCCATTCTGGACGACAATGAACTGCTGCACGGCAGTGCAGTGCTGGGTGTGCCGGTCGTTGGGCCGGTGGACCGGCTGCCCCACGCCTGGGAGCAGCAGGCCCCGGTGGCTATTGTGGCAATGCCGGGCCTGGACCGCGCGAGGCTGGTACAGCTTCTTGAAGGTCCGCTGGCGCATTACCCCAAAGTGATTATCGTGCCTGACCTGTTCGAGGTCGAGTCGCTGTGGATCCAGGCCAGTGACTTCGGCGGCGTGCTGGGCTTGGAAGTGGCGCGCAATCTGGTCGATCCATTCGCCCAGCTGGTCAAGAGGGCCTTCGATCTGCTGGCGGTGGTGTTGACCGCGCCGGTGTGGCTGCCGATGTGCGCGCTGCTGGCCGCCGTGATCTGGCTGGAAGACCGCACCAATCCGCTGTTCTTGCAGCGTCGCGTGGGCCTGAACGGCGAGACCTTTGCCACCTGGAAATTCCGGACCATGGTGCCCAATGCCGAGGAAGTGCTGCGCCGCACGCTGGAGCAGAATGCCGAACTTCGCCTGGAATGGGAAACCCATTTCAAGCTGCGCCGTGACCCCCGCATCACACGCGTCGGCGGCCTGCTGCGCAAAACCAGCCTGGATGAACTGCCTCAGCTGGTGAATGTTCTGCTGGGCCACATGTCGCTGGTGGGACCGCGTCCGCTGCCGGCCTACCACCAGTCACAGCTGTCCGTCCCCGCACAGCGCCTGCGCGTCATGGTGCGCCCTGGACTGACTGGCCTGTGGCAGGTGTCGGGACGTTCGGAAGCAGGCAACCTGGGCATGGAACGCTGGGATCCGTATTACGTCCGCAACTGGTCCATCTGGCTGGATCTGGTGATCCTGATGCGTACCGTGGGCGTGGTGCTGCGGGGCTCCGGCGCCTACTAG
- a CDS encoding S8 family serine peptidase, producing the protein MKATQYSALGLSLTLILASCGQQSLTTGTAPVATTPGQLQAQGGKKKAIVTPEPTPVSECSALYSGPAANATTANAVIDPTIDYGQVGTLILSFNVDDAVTPAVNFIASRLGIKPGNGLGAFGELPMVAVKVPITQELVNMLKANLQSYGLLSIYQDRPLEYFLDESVAYIKGDSARSAFKTTGKGIGVAVIDSGVDGTHGDFPNLVKNVKIAAPIIAPGLTGALYVDTPNSDLTSGHGTHVASTIGGSGQMSTGGKYKGVAPGANLIGVGSGDAISILYALQGFEFVFKPEVRETYNVRVISNSWGTSGSRFAPYNPISIASKRAYDYGMIVNFAAGNDGPGADTLNPYSASPCVISVGAGHAKNTMNALNPRIRKGVPGELASFSSRGVKDDPFHHPDIVLPGVNIVAARAVSGPIVEPYLGKDGNSPEPLYSSISGTSMATPHMSGVAALMLEVNPALNMDGVLAAVTSTADPMFTKTDVIRQLEKWEVGAGYANAYAAIQKAASTAGSRTTVETSALTSWTGAVGTTVDGTPLVGEHNQSVSVPSGLSAVKITTDWGNPTYDLDLYVYDPAGNPIASSAQGASAFEEVVIPNPVSGTYRVQLKGWLNPETTYKGTATVDRIVPLK; encoded by the coding sequence ATGAAAGCTACCCAGTACTCGGCCCTCGGTCTTTCCCTGACCCTGATTCTCGCCTCTTGTGGTCAGCAGAGCCTGACCACAGGCACTGCGCCTGTGGCCACAACACCTGGCCAGTTGCAAGCCCAGGGAGGCAAGAAAAAAGCGATCGTTACTCCTGAGCCCACGCCTGTGAGCGAATGCTCCGCTCTGTATTCAGGCCCTGCGGCGAACGCTACCACCGCCAATGCGGTGATTGACCCCACGATCGATTACGGGCAGGTGGGTACCCTGATTCTCTCCTTTAACGTTGATGATGCCGTGACGCCTGCCGTGAATTTCATTGCTTCCAGGCTGGGAATCAAGCCCGGCAATGGCCTGGGTGCCTTCGGTGAACTTCCGATGGTGGCCGTGAAGGTTCCAATCACCCAGGAACTGGTCAACATGCTCAAGGCCAACCTGCAGTCTTACGGCCTGCTGTCCATCTATCAGGACCGTCCACTGGAATACTTCCTGGACGAGAGCGTCGCGTACATTAAGGGTGACAGCGCACGCAGCGCATTCAAAACCACAGGTAAAGGCATTGGCGTGGCGGTGATCGACTCCGGAGTCGACGGCACGCACGGTGATTTCCCTAATCTCGTGAAGAACGTCAAGATTGCTGCTCCGATCATTGCTCCAGGTCTGACGGGCGCCCTGTATGTGGATACCCCCAATTCTGATCTGACGTCGGGCCACGGCACCCATGTGGCCAGCACCATCGGCGGTAGCGGTCAGATGTCTACCGGCGGCAAGTATAAGGGCGTGGCTCCCGGCGCAAATCTGATTGGCGTGGGTTCAGGGGACGCAATCAGCATTCTGTATGCGCTCCAGGGCTTTGAGTTCGTGTTCAAGCCAGAAGTGCGGGAAACCTACAACGTCCGCGTCATCAGCAACTCCTGGGGCACTTCTGGCAGCCGTTTTGCTCCGTACAATCCGATCAGCATCGCGTCCAAGCGGGCCTACGATTACGGAATGATTGTCAACTTCGCTGCCGGCAATGATGGTCCCGGCGCTGACACGCTCAACCCGTACTCGGCCAGCCCCTGCGTTATCAGCGTGGGTGCCGGACACGCCAAGAACACCATGAATGCCCTGAACCCCCGTATCCGCAAGGGCGTTCCCGGTGAGCTTGCCAGTTTCTCGAGCCGCGGTGTCAAGGATGATCCGTTCCATCACCCCGATATCGTGCTGCCCGGCGTGAACATCGTCGCCGCCCGTGCGGTCAGCGGCCCAATCGTGGAACCTTACCTGGGCAAGGACGGCAACAGCCCGGAGCCGCTGTACTCCTCAATCTCCGGCACCAGCATGGCTACTCCGCACATGAGCGGCGTCGCGGCCCTGATGCTGGAAGTCAATCCCGCCCTGAATATGGACGGCGTGCTCGCTGCTGTGACCAGCACCGCCGATCCAATGTTTACCAAGACTGATGTGATTCGCCAGCTGGAGAAGTGGGAAGTCGGTGCCGGGTACGCCAACGCCTACGCTGCAATTCAGAAGGCTGCGAGTACGGCGGGCAGCCGCACGACCGTGGAGACCTCCGCACTGACCAGTTGGACCGGCGCGGTGGGGACCACCGTAGACGGGACCCCACTGGTCGGTGAACACAACCAGAGCGTGAGCGTGCCTTCGGGCCTGTCGGCCGTGAAAATCACCACCGACTGGGGAAACCCCACTTACGATCTTGACCTGTATGTCTACGATCCGGCGGGCAACCCAATTGCCTCCAGTGCTCAGGGGGCCAGCGCTTTCGAGGAAGTCGTGATTCCCAACCCGGTGTCTGGAACTTACCGTGTGCAGCTCAAGGGCTGGCTCAATCCTGAGACCACCTACAAAGGCACGGCCACCGTTGACCGCATCGTGCCTCTGAAGTAG
- a CDS encoding RCC1 domain-containing protein: MRNIRHALFPTLALLIASCGQTPMPSAHLSGSSVVVTLASPLAGFGAQGLPTGTDGRSTVTNFHVKVRDAGGQLMKFDGQNTYKAGGTQTDLVMSSTQPTATVVLPRGIYSFETVGKSTEGGTFLAYGTDAGVNLSQGSATVNLSVHALADAAKTTFGDKMQWAWVATQDTLDMRLNVMNSAGTLVPTTDLGIVTYQVVDDQGLPLNGIGDVLAGSSKLGARVKIFGSAATETIFIKATMSAWLVTGTDTAAQSTLSKTFSIPFAKTGLKLDTVAPALSVAPIADTTAGTPVTLSGTVSDDSGSVHSVKVYSGTQLVGSTDATEFVGEVQIGPGVWSLNWTPDVTGTPEVLVIAADRAGNETRMQAAAALTYIRSVDLAGAHFNVAVKQDGTVVGWGGNTYGQTTPPADLTGVKEVAVGDWHSLALKTDGTVVSWGVSNTQGSQYYIGQTDVPADLSGVIGISAGGQHSLALKADGTVVGWGRNDYNQTSGAAGLTDIVSVSAGKNHNLGIKKNGTVVAWGANTYGESNVPNELTDVVSITAGNNRSFAVKRDGTVVSWGEDSYSARTVPASVTGVKSIASGDDFTLALKKDGTVVGWGYNGTGQISIPEGLSGVVAISVGGYHSLAVKSDGSIVGWGDNTDGRATPPAGPYLLP; the protein is encoded by the coding sequence ATGAGGAACATCCGTCATGCCCTGTTTCCCACCCTCGCCCTGCTGATCGCCTCCTGCGGCCAGACCCCAATGCCGTCCGCTCACCTGAGCGGTTCCAGTGTGGTGGTCACCCTGGCTTCCCCGCTGGCGGGCTTTGGTGCCCAGGGTCTTCCCACCGGCACCGATGGCAGGAGCACCGTCACCAACTTCCACGTCAAGGTGCGTGACGCCGGCGGACAGCTCATGAAATTCGACGGTCAGAATACTTATAAGGCTGGCGGCACCCAGACCGATCTGGTCATGTCGTCCACCCAGCCCACGGCGACCGTGGTGCTGCCACGCGGCATCTACTCCTTCGAAACGGTCGGCAAGAGCACCGAGGGCGGCACCTTCCTGGCCTACGGCACAGACGCTGGCGTGAACCTCAGCCAGGGCAGCGCCACCGTAAACCTCAGCGTCCATGCCCTGGCCGACGCGGCCAAAACCACCTTCGGCGACAAGATGCAGTGGGCCTGGGTAGCCACGCAGGACACGCTGGACATGCGCCTGAACGTGATGAATTCCGCCGGTACCCTCGTGCCCACCACGGATCTGGGCATAGTGACGTACCAAGTGGTCGATGACCAGGGCTTACCTCTGAACGGCATCGGTGACGTCCTGGCCGGCAGCAGCAAGCTGGGCGCTCGGGTGAAGATTTTCGGCAGCGCGGCCACCGAGACCATCTTCATCAAGGCGACCATGAGCGCGTGGCTGGTGACTGGCACCGACACCGCCGCCCAGAGCACCCTGAGCAAGACCTTCAGCATTCCCTTTGCGAAGACCGGCCTGAAACTCGACACAGTGGCCCCTGCACTGAGCGTCGCGCCCATCGCCGACACCACTGCCGGCACACCTGTCACGCTGAGTGGCACAGTCAGCGACGACTCCGGCAGCGTCCACAGCGTCAAGGTCTACAGCGGCACGCAACTGGTCGGCAGCACCGACGCTACCGAATTCGTGGGCGAGGTGCAGATCGGGCCAGGGGTGTGGTCGCTGAACTGGACACCCGACGTCACCGGCACGCCTGAGGTGCTGGTGATTGCCGCCGACCGCGCTGGGAACGAAACCCGCATGCAGGCTGCGGCTGCCCTCACGTACATCCGCAGCGTCGACCTGGCCGGCGCGCACTTCAATGTGGCGGTGAAGCAGGACGGCACTGTGGTTGGTTGGGGTGGCAACACCTACGGTCAGACCACCCCGCCTGCGGACCTGACTGGCGTCAAGGAAGTCGCTGTCGGTGACTGGCACAGCCTGGCCCTCAAGACGGACGGCACCGTCGTCTCATGGGGCGTCAGCAACACCCAGGGCAGCCAGTACTACATCGGTCAGACGGACGTGCCAGCAGATTTGAGCGGCGTGATTGGCATCTCCGCGGGCGGCCAGCACAGCCTGGCCCTCAAGGCCGATGGCACCGTTGTCGGCTGGGGCCGCAACGATTACAACCAGACCAGTGGCGCTGCTGGACTGACAGACATCGTCTCAGTCTCTGCCGGGAAGAACCATAACCTCGGGATCAAGAAGAATGGGACCGTCGTCGCCTGGGGAGCCAACACCTACGGCGAGTCGAACGTCCCGAATGAGCTGACGGACGTGGTGTCCATCACCGCCGGCAACAACCGCAGCTTCGCTGTGAAGCGCGACGGTACCGTCGTCTCATGGGGAGAGGACTCCTACAGCGCAAGGACTGTGCCGGCGAGCGTGACTGGCGTCAAGAGCATCGCCTCCGGAGATGATTTCACCCTGGCGCTCAAGAAAGACGGTACCGTCGTCGGCTGGGGTTACAACGGCACCGGGCAGATCAGTATCCCGGAAGGCCTGAGCGGCGTCGTGGCCATCTCGGTTGGTGGGTACCACAGTCTGGCGGTTAAGAGCGACGGCAGCATCGTCGGCTGGGGCGATAACACTGACGGCCGCGCTACCCCTCCCGCTGGCCCCTACCTGCTCCCCTGA